In Paramormyrops kingsleyae isolate MSU_618 chromosome 13, PKINGS_0.4, whole genome shotgun sequence, a single window of DNA contains:
- the LOC140578239 gene encoding uncharacterized protein, translating into MEATAFYSKKSASTWSSKRKNSGKENKQSPQTKNKTGTTRLVKKKSNSGKENKQSPQTKNKTGTTRLVKKKSAVLIERRCPAAVTVSKEQMSEFTRRLLNLEARIGLLEAHFSEKTHPPTADQSTSTDPPVDPSTSVDTQMDCQQSFEMWSSPRSAHEDHSLSAHLGNADFGVPSSASTPLTVRTLNLQTSPDHSLAGSASVGLTNNPEVTNSMHHSETSPNQDYSAFSHPSVMASFHLSLPETPRNTSRSHHHHHIRRSLMQGVILPDVLLNHVSLETENKLYLDSTGPDGKPRADRFAVLLFKRLIPLNLYQNWAGSVNFDGSRGKNALPNNLRQALSDAVGRRFNPAVRDWKLIRDRLNELLRNRRTTFPLF; encoded by the exons ATGGAGGCTACAGCATTTTATTCAAAGAAGAGCGCTTCCACTTGGAGCAGCAAGCGAAAG AATTCTGGCAAAGAGAACAAGCAGAGCCCACAgaccaaaaataaaacagggacTACCCGGCTTGTAAAAAAGAAATCG AATTCCGGCAAAGAGAACAAGCAGAGCCCACAgaccaaaaataaaacagggacTACCCGGCTTGTAAAAAAGAAATCG GCTGTTCTAATTGAACGTAGATGTCCTGCTGCAGTCACTGTTTCCAAGGAACAGATGTCAGAATTCACAAGAAGGCTTCTGAATTTAGAGGCAAGGATTGGTTTGTTGGAGGCGCATTTCAGCGAGAAAACTCATCCTCCGACAGCGGATCAATCCACATCCACAGATCCACCCGTTGATCCTTCAACGTCTGTGGATACTCAAATGGACTGCCAACAGTCTTTTGAGATGTGGTCATCTCCTCGGTCTGCTCACGAAGACCATTCGCTGTCAGCGCACCTGGGTAATGCTGATTTTGGTGTTCCTTCTTCAGCCTCTACACCATTAACTGTCCGGACTCTCAACCTACAAACCAGTCCAGATCATTCGTTAGCGGGCTCAGCATCTGTAGGATTAACCAATAACCCAGAGGTGACGAATTCGATGCATCATAGTGAAACTTCGCCGAATCAAGATTATTCAGCATTTTCTCATCCTTCCGTGATGGCATCATTCCATTTGAGTTTGCCTGAAACACCAAGAAACACCTCCCGttctcatcaccatcatcatattCGCCGGTCTCTCATGCAGGGGGTAATCCTTCCAGATGTACTTTTAAATCATGTTTCATTAGAGACCGAGAATAAACTATATCTGGACTCAACAGGACCAGACGGGAAACCAAGGGCAGATCGTTTCGCTGTTCTTTTGTTTAAAAGGTTAATTCCTCTAAACCTTTATCAGAACTGGGCAGGTTCTGTTAACTTTGAcggctccagggggaaaaatgcACTACCCAACAACCTTCGCCAAGCACTTTCAGATGCTGTTGGTCGGAGATTCAACCCCGCAGTTCGTGACTGGAAGCTGATAAGAGACAGACTTAACGAACTTCTCCGAAATAGAAGAACAACTTTtccacttttttaa